ATAAAAAGAAAAAACAGCCCAAAGAATTGGAGACGGAGCAGTAATTACAATTCCTTAAAACCCTTAAAAAAAATCCATTTCATCATCAATTTTTCGGAACCATCAACGCGGGCTACCGCAAATTTAGGGGCCAAGATCATCGCAAGCACCGCCGAAACTAATGAAACGTACAAAGGATTAATTGCCAGTACATATGGGAGGCCAAATCGCAGTAGAAGAAAAACCGCTGCAAATGCAAAAAAATTATACAATAGTGCTTTTTGTTTAAATCCCATATCTTAGTTTTCCGTGGTTCTCTGGTATTTGGCCTTTTTACTTCCCTCATACATTTCATAATGTACCAAACGGGACTCCAAATGACTGTTGAATACCTTTATTTTGCGAGAGGGTCTTAGCCCAACAAATTTCAGGGCATCCAGATTTGAAGTAATCATCCATGAGTTGGTGCCGGGATATCCCTGTTTTAAGGTATCACCAATGGAGGCATAAAAGTTTTGCATGTCGATGTCCAAACGTTCGCCGTACGGCGGATTGAAACACATGTGCAAGGGTCCTTCCGTCTCCTTTTCCGTCTTAAAAAAATTGTCCCTTTTTACCTCTATATAATCCGATAGATTTGCATTTTCAATATTGTCGATGGCCTTTCTTACTGCTGAGGGAGCTTTATCCATTCCGATGATTTTATGATGGAATTCCCTGGTCTTTTTGAGACTTGCCTCGATAATTTTTTCATAAAGCTGAGAATCGAAATCGGGCCATTTTTCAAAAGCAAAACCATTTCTATTGATATTCGCCGGGATATTACAGGCAATCATGGCAGCCTCCGTTAGCATTGTACCGCTACCACACATGGGATCCATAAAATCGCATTGGCCATCCCATCCGCTCAGCAATAGAAGACCGGCAGCCAAAACCTCGTTAATGGGAGCAATGTTGGTCGCCGTCCTATATCCCCTATGGTGTAAGGAGGCACCTGAGCTATCCAAGGAAACGTTGCATTGGTCTTGATGGATGTGGATGTTGATTCTTAAATCGGGATTCTTGACATCCACATTGGGACGTTTGCCATCAGTTTCACGGAATTTATCGGCAATGGCGTCTTTGGTCTTTTGGGAAACGTACAGCGAATGGGTGAAATTATCTGAAAAGACCGTCGCATCAATGGCAAACGTATCGTCTACCGATAAATATTCGGCCCAATCCATCCGAAAAACTTTCTTATATAGATCATCTTCACCGGATACGTGAAAGGAGCTTATAGGCTTAATTATTTTAATGGCGGTGCGCAAGCAAAGATTGGCCTTGTACATAAATCCTGTATCGCCGTCAAAGGCAACACTCCGCACACCAACTTCCACATTCCCTGCACCTAGGTTTCTAAGTTCCTTGGCAAGTATTTCCTCAAACCCAAAAAGAGTTTTGGCAATCATCCTAAAATTATTCCCCATACCCATTGTTTAGCATACAACAAAAATACGTTAATTTTGATGTAGCAAAGATTTGCAACGCCCAATTAGGCCACAAACCCTGCTTTACATGATTTATATTCTGCCAATGCTTGGCGTACTGCTAAGTTTTGTTTTTGTTTTCTTGACAAAACCCAAAAAAAAGGAACATTTTAGACTGTTACTGGCCTTTAGCGGGGCATTTTTATTGGCACTGACCTTTTTTGAATTATTACCCGAGGTGTACGAACATTCCAATACCAAAAGCATTGGAATTTATATCATGTTGGGGATATTACTTCAGATTTTTTTGGAATTCTTTTCCAAGGGGGCGGAACATGGTCATGTACACTTGTCCAAAACGGACACCAACTTTCCATGGCTATTGTTCGGGAGTTTGTCCATTCATTCTTTATTGGAAGGTGTACCCATTTCTGAAAGCAACAGTATTATCTATGGCATCCTGATCCATAAAATTGCCATTGCCGTTATTTTGAGCCTTTTTTTGTTGAGCACCAAAATGAAGACAATTACGGCAGCGTTATTTATCGTCCTATTCTCGATAATGACTCCCTTAGGGACCTATCTTTCCCGTTCCTTTGGTTTTATTTTGGACCACCTTGTATTCATAAATGCCATAGTTATTGGGGTATTGCTCCATATTTCAACAGTAATCCTCTTTGAAAGTTCAGAAGGACACAAATTCAACCTAAGGAAACTAGTGGTCATTGTACTTGGAATAACCATAGCTTATTTTATTTAATGTTCAGCAAGGAGGAATCACGTAAACTCAGGGAAGAATTCTGGATTTCCTTTGGTAAATCCTATCCAAAAAAATGGGTACTCTATAAAACCAAAATAAAGGGACTGTCCTTCAAATTCACTTTTGACTTAAAGAAGGCCATGGTATCGATTGACGTTGAGGGTGACCTCGAACAAAGGATCTTGGTATGGGAAAAGCTAATCTCATTAAAATCCATTTTATTGGAGGATTACTGGCCAGAAGCCATTTTTGAGGAATATCATTTATTGGAAAACCAAAAAGAGATTTCCAGAATCTATACGGAGCTGAACGAAGTATCCATTCATAACAAAAATACTTGGTTGCAGACCATGGTGTTTTTAAGTCAGAATATGGACAAAATCGAGGTCTTTTATGAAGATTTCAAGGATATTTTAAAACCTTGAAAAATCAATGGAAAAACGACATTCTGGAATTTCCATTTCAACTTCCTATAACTAGGCTTTAGAGAAAAGAATTCCTACTAGGGAGTTACCGGAATAATATCGATCCTACCTGTTCATAGTTTCCAGTTGACCATTATATCGAATAGCCTCCAATTACCCAATATCCCTCATCTGAATCCCAAAAAAGGCTCGAACCAACTAAATGTTCTTTTTAGAAATATTATTATACTCCTGAAAAAGAATTAAAGCCACCATCCACATCATAACACACACCGGTTACAAAACTTGAAGCATCACTCAATAAATAATGTACCATACCATTCAATTCTGAGGCATCTCCAAACCTGGCCATGGGCGTATTACCGATTATTTTATTTCCGCGCTCCGTGAAGGAACCGTCTTCATTGATCAAAAGACTTCTATTTTGGTTTCCTATAAAAAATCCTGGGGCGATTGCGTTAACACGT
Above is a window of Maribacter algicola DNA encoding:
- a CDS encoding THUMP domain-containing class I SAM-dependent RNA methyltransferase, whose product is MGNNFRMIAKTLFGFEEILAKELRNLGAGNVEVGVRSVAFDGDTGFMYKANLCLRTAIKIIKPISSFHVSGEDDLYKKVFRMDWAEYLSVDDTFAIDATVFSDNFTHSLYVSQKTKDAIADKFRETDGKRPNVDVKNPDLRINIHIHQDQCNVSLDSSGASLHHRGYRTATNIAPINEVLAAGLLLLSGWDGQCDFMDPMCGSGTMLTEAAMIACNIPANINRNGFAFEKWPDFDSQLYEKIIEASLKKTREFHHKIIGMDKAPSAVRKAIDNIENANLSDYIEVKRDNFFKTEKETEGPLHMCFNPPYGERLDIDMQNFYASIGDTLKQGYPGTNSWMITSNLDALKFVGLRPSRKIKVFNSHLESRLVHYEMYEGSKKAKYQRTTEN
- a CDS encoding ZIP family metal transporter yields the protein MIYILPMLGVLLSFVFVFLTKPKKKEHFRLLLAFSGAFLLALTFFELLPEVYEHSNTKSIGIYIMLGILLQIFLEFFSKGAEHGHVHLSKTDTNFPWLLFGSLSIHSLLEGVPISESNSIIYGILIHKIAIAVILSLFLLSTKMKTITAALFIVLFSIMTPLGTYLSRSFGFILDHLVFINAIVIGVLLHISTVILFESSEGHKFNLRKLVVIVLGITIAYFI
- a CDS encoding DUF4268 domain-containing protein codes for the protein MFSKEESRKLREEFWISFGKSYPKKWVLYKTKIKGLSFKFTFDLKKAMVSIDVEGDLEQRILVWEKLISLKSILLEDYWPEAIFEEYHLLENQKEISRIYTELNEVSIHNKNTWLQTMVFLSQNMDKIEVFYEDFKDILKP